A DNA window from Cryptosporangium phraense contains the following coding sequences:
- a CDS encoding SAM-dependent methyltransferase codes for MPDDDAQRLIDTSTPHAARRYDYLLGGKDNFAADRESAEAALAVAPNLRTWARENRFFMHRVTAYLATAGIRQFLDIGTGIPTSPNLHEVAQGIAPDARVVYVDHDPLVLVHARALLVSSTQGQTAYLQADLSDPDSILRSDEVTRTLDLTKPVGLSLIAVLHFFKDAQNPYGLVRQLVGALPSGSYLAMSHNSWDYYDPDQRKLLEPAVSAEGQPRTHEEFARFFDGLELVEPGVSLIHRWLRDDSAGLPMPEDHETSAYGTVARIP; via the coding sequence ATGCCGGACGACGACGCGCAGCGCCTCATCGACACCTCCACACCGCACGCGGCGCGGCGGTATGACTACCTGCTGGGCGGCAAGGACAACTTCGCCGCCGACCGGGAATCGGCCGAGGCCGCGTTAGCAGTCGCGCCGAACCTGCGGACCTGGGCGCGGGAAAACCGGTTCTTCATGCACCGCGTCACGGCCTACCTCGCGACGGCCGGCATCCGACAGTTCCTCGACATCGGCACCGGCATCCCGACCTCACCGAACCTGCACGAAGTCGCACAAGGCATCGCCCCGGACGCCCGCGTCGTATATGTCGACCACGACCCGCTGGTCCTCGTCCACGCGCGAGCGCTGCTCGTCAGCAGCACCCAAGGGCAGACCGCCTACCTCCAGGCCGACCTGTCCGACCCGGACAGCATCCTGCGCAGCGACGAGGTCACCCGGACCCTCGACCTCACGAAGCCGGTCGGGCTGAGCTTGATCGCGGTCCTGCACTTCTTCAAAGACGCGCAGAACCCCTACGGGCTGGTGCGCCAACTGGTCGGCGCGCTGCCGTCCGGTTCGTACCTGGCGATGAGCCACAACAGCTGGGACTACTACGACCCTGATCAGCGCAAGCTCCTGGAACCGGCCGTCAGCGCCGAGGGGCAGCCTCGCACCCACGAGGAGTTCGCGCGGTTCTTCGACGGCCTGGAACTGGTCGAGCCGGGCGTGTCTTTGATCCACCGGTGGCTCCGTGACGACTCCGCGGGCCTGCCGATGCCCGAAGACCACGAGACCTCCGCCTACGGCACCGTCGCCCGCATACCGTAG